A DNA window from Pseudomonas wuhanensis contains the following coding sequences:
- the aceE gene encoding pyruvate dehydrogenase (acetyl-transferring), homodimeric type yields MQDLDPVETQEWLDALESVLDKEGEDRAHYLMTRMGELATRSGSQLPYAITTPYRNTIPVTHEARMPGDLFMERRIRSLVRWNAMAMVMRTNLKDSDLGGHISSFASSATLYDIGFNYFFQAPTDEHGGDLIYFQGHTSPGVYARAFMEGRITEDQMNNFRQEVDGQGLSSYPHPWLMPDFWQFPTVSMGLGPIQAIYQARFMKYLEARGFIPEGKQKVWCFLGDGECDEPESLGAISLAGREKLDNLIFVINCNLQRLDGPVRGNGKIIQELEGVFRGAQWNVTKVIWGRFWDPLLAKDVDGILQRRMDEVIDGEYQNYKAKDGAFVREHFFNSPELKAMVADLSDDEIWKLNRGGHDPYKVYAAYHEAVNHKEQPTVILAKTIKGYGTGAGEAKNTAHNTKKVDVDSLKLFRDRFDIPVKDEELENLPFFKPEPNSAEARYLSERRTALGGFVPQRRAQSFSVPTPSLDTLKAILDGSGDREISTTMAFVRILAQLVKDKEIGPRIVPIIPDEARTFGMEGMFRQLGIYSSVGQLYEPVDKDQVMFYKEDKKGQILEEGINEAGAMSSFIAAGTSYSSHNQPMLPFYIFYSMFGFQRIGDLAWAAGDSRTRGFLIGGTAGRTTLNGEGLQHEDGHSHILAATIPNCRTYDPTYGYELAVIIQDGMKKMTEEQQDVFYYITVMNESYQQPAMPAGVEEGIIKGMYLLEEDTREAAHHVQLMGSGTILREVREAAKILREQFNVGADVWSVTSFNELRRDGLAVERSNRLHPGQKPKLSYVEECLNGRKGPVIASTDYMKLFAEQIRQWVPSKEFKVLGTDGFGRSDSRKKLRHFFEVDRHFVVLAALEALADRGDIEPKVVAEAIAKFGINPEKRNPLDC; encoded by the coding sequence ATGCAAGACCTCGATCCCGTCGAAACCCAGGAATGGCTGGACGCCCTGGAATCGGTTCTCGACAAAGAAGGCGAAGACCGTGCTCACTATCTGATGACCCGTATGGGTGAACTCGCGACCCGTAGCGGCTCGCAGCTCCCTTACGCCATCACCACGCCGTACCGCAACACCATTCCCGTTACCCACGAAGCACGCATGCCTGGCGACCTGTTCATGGAACGCCGCATTCGCTCGTTGGTACGCTGGAACGCGATGGCCATGGTAATGCGTACGAACCTGAAAGATTCTGACCTGGGTGGTCACATCTCCAGCTTCGCTTCCAGTGCGACCCTGTATGACATCGGCTTCAACTACTTCTTCCAGGCCCCGACCGACGAGCACGGCGGCGACCTGATCTACTTCCAGGGCCACACCTCGCCAGGCGTTTACGCCCGCGCGTTCATGGAAGGCCGCATCACCGAAGACCAGATGAACAACTTCCGCCAGGAAGTGGACGGTCAGGGCCTGTCGTCCTACCCGCACCCTTGGCTGATGCCTGATTTCTGGCAGTTCCCGACCGTATCCATGGGTCTGGGCCCGATCCAGGCGATCTACCAGGCACGCTTCATGAAGTACCTGGAAGCCCGTGGTTTCATCCCGGAAGGCAAGCAAAAAGTCTGGTGTTTCCTGGGCGACGGCGAGTGCGACGAGCCGGAATCCCTGGGTGCCATCTCGCTGGCTGGCCGCGAGAAGCTGGACAACCTGATCTTCGTCATTAACTGCAACCTGCAGCGCCTTGATGGCCCGGTTCGCGGCAACGGCAAGATCATCCAGGAACTCGAAGGCGTATTCCGCGGTGCTCAGTGGAACGTGACCAAAGTCATCTGGGGCCGTTTCTGGGACCCACTGCTGGCCAAAGACGTCGACGGCATCCTGCAACGCCGCATGGACGAAGTCATCGACGGCGAGTACCAGAACTACAAAGCCAAAGACGGCGCGTTCGTGCGTGAACACTTCTTCAACTCGCCAGAACTCAAGGCGATGGTTGCAGACTTGTCCGACGACGAAATCTGGAAACTCAACCGTGGCGGCCACGACCCGTACAAGGTCTACGCGGCGTACCACGAAGCGGTCAACCACAAAGAACAACCGACCGTCATCCTGGCCAAAACCATCAAGGGTTATGGCACCGGTGCCGGCGAAGCGAAAAACACCGCGCACAACACCAAGAAAGTCGATGTCGACAGCCTGAAGTTGTTCCGTGATCGCTTCGACATTCCGGTCAAAGACGAAGAGCTGGAAAACCTGCCGTTCTTCAAACCGGAACCAAACAGCGCCGAAGCCCGTTACCTGAGCGAGCGCCGCACTGCATTGGGCGGTTTCGTGCCACAGCGCCGCGCGCAGAGCTTCAGTGTTCCAACCCCATCGCTCGATACCCTCAAGGCTATCCTCGACGGTTCGGGCGACCGTGAAATCTCCACCACCATGGCCTTCGTGCGGATCCTCGCGCAACTGGTCAAGGACAAGGAAATCGGCCCGCGCATCGTTCCGATCATCCCGGACGAAGCCCGTACCTTCGGTATGGAAGGCATGTTCCGTCAGTTGGGCATCTACTCCTCCGTCGGCCAGCTCTACGAGCCAGTCGATAAAGACCAGGTGATGTTCTACAAAGAAGACAAGAAGGGCCAGATCCTCGAAGAAGGCATCAACGAAGCGGGCGCCATGAGCTCCTTCATTGCTGCCGGTACTTCGTACTCCAGCCACAACCAGCCAATGCTGCCGTTCTACATCTTCTACTCGATGTTCGGCTTCCAGCGTATCGGCGACCTGGCCTGGGCCGCTGGCGACAGCCGCACCCGTGGCTTCCTGATCGGCGGCACCGCCGGCCGGACCACGCTGAACGGTGAAGGCCTGCAACACGAAGACGGTCACAGCCACATCCTGGCTGCCACCATCCCGAACTGCCGCACCTACGATCCAACCTACGGCTACGAGCTGGCGGTGATCATCCAGGACGGCATGAAGAAGATGACCGAAGAGCAGCAGGATGTCTTCTACTACATCACCGTGATGAACGAGTCCTACCAGCAGCCAGCCATGCCGGCCGGTGTCGAGGAAGGCATCATCAAGGGCATGTACCTGCTCGAAGAAGACACCCGCGAAGCGGCGCACCACGTGCAGCTGATGGGCTCCGGCACCATCCTGCGTGAAGTCCGTGAAGCGGCGAAGATCCTGCGTGAACAGTTCAACGTCGGCGCCGACGTGTGGAGCGTTACCAGCTTCAACGAACTGCGTCGCGATGGCCTGGCCGTTGAGCGTAGCAACCGTCTGCACCCTGGCCAGAAGCCTAAGCTGAGCTATGTCGAAGAATGCCTGAACGGCCGTAAAGGTCCGGTCATCGCGTCTACCGACTACATGAAGCTGTTCGCTGAACAAATTCGTCAGTGGGTCCCGTCCAAGGAATTCAAAGTCCTGGGCACCGATGGTTTCGGCCGCAGTGACAGCCGCAAGAAGCTGCGTCACTTCTTCGAAGTCGACCGTCATTTCGTGGTGTTGGCAGCCCTGGAAGCCTTGGCTGACCGTGGTGATATCGAACCTAAAGTGGTGGCTGAAGCCATCGCCAAGTTCGGTATCAACCCGGAAAAACGCAACCCACTGGACTGCTGA
- the aceF gene encoding dihydrolipoyllysine-residue acetyltransferase: MSELIRVPDIGSGEGEVIELFVKVGDRIEADQSILTLESDKASMEVPAPKAGIIKSLKVKLGDRLKEGDELLELEVEGATAVAPAAAAAPAAKAEAAPAAAKAPAAPAAAPAAASVQQVHVPDIGSSGKAQIIEIQVKVGDTVAADQSLITLESDKASMEIPSPAAGVVKAISVKLNDEVGTGDLILDLEVAGAAAPAAAAPAQAAAPAAAAPAPAAAAPAAPVADTVQDIHVPDIGSAGKAKIIEVLVKAGDTVAADQSLITLESDKASMEIPSPAAGVVESVSIKLDDEVGTGDLILKLKVKGAAPAAAPAPAATAPSAPAPAAAAPAAAAPAAAPAAAPAKPGAKVHAGPAVRQLAREFGVELSAVGASGPHGRILKEDVQVYVKAMMQKAKEAPAAAAGATGGAGIPPIPVVDFSRFGETEEVPMTRLMQIGASSLHRSWLNIPHVTQFDSADITELEAFRIAQKAVAEKAGVKLTILPLLLKSCAHLLKELPDFNSSLAPSGKAIIRKKYVNIGFAVDTPEGLLVPVIKNVDQKSLLQLAAEAAALAAKARDKKLTADDMQGACFTISSLGHIGGTGFTPIVNAPEVAILGVSKATIQPVWDGKAFQPKLMLPLSLSYDHRVINGAAAARFTKRLSDLLADIRTILL, encoded by the coding sequence GTGAGCGAACTCATTCGCGTACCTGACATCGGCAGCGGTGAAGGTGAAGTAATTGAACTGTTTGTGAAGGTCGGCGACCGTATCGAAGCCGACCAGAGCATCCTGACACTTGAGTCGGACAAGGCGAGCATGGAAGTGCCTGCGCCGAAGGCCGGTATCATCAAGAGCCTGAAAGTGAAGCTGGGTGATCGCCTGAAAGAAGGCGACGAACTGCTGGAGCTGGAAGTCGAAGGTGCCACTGCTGTGGCGCCTGCGGCTGCCGCTGCGCCAGCCGCCAAAGCTGAAGCTGCACCTGCTGCCGCGAAAGCGCCAGCTGCTCCAGCCGCCGCGCCTGCTGCTGCCAGCGTTCAGCAAGTACACGTGCCGGACATCGGTTCGTCGGGCAAGGCTCAGATCATCGAGATTCAGGTCAAGGTCGGCGACACCGTCGCGGCTGATCAGTCGCTGATCACCCTGGAATCCGACAAGGCGAGCATGGAAATTCCATCGCCTGCCGCTGGCGTGGTGAAGGCCATCAGCGTCAAGCTCAACGACGAAGTCGGCACCGGCGACCTGATTCTGGACCTGGAAGTGGCGGGTGCGGCTGCACCAGCCGCGGCCGCGCCAGCCCAGGCAGCTGCGCCTGCTGCCGCTGCTCCGGCGCCAGCCGCTGCGGCTCCGGCAGCCCCGGTTGCCGACACTGTTCAGGACATTCACGTCCCGGACATCGGTTCGGCGGGCAAGGCCAAGATCATCGAAGTACTGGTCAAGGCTGGCGATACCGTCGCCGCCGACCAGTCGCTGATCACCCTGGAATCCGACAAGGCGAGCATGGAAATCCCATCGCCTGCCGCTGGCGTGGTGGAAAGCGTTTCCATCAAGCTGGATGACGAAGTCGGTACTGGCGACCTGATCCTGAAGCTGAAAGTCAAAGGCGCGGCACCTGCTGCAGCCCCGGCTCCAGCCGCAACTGCTCCGAGCGCGCCTGCGCCTGCCGCTGCTGCTCCGGCGGCCGCTGCACCTGCTGCTGCCCCGGCCGCCGCTCCAGCCAAGCCGGGCGCTAAAGTTCACGCCGGCCCGGCCGTGCGTCAACTGGCCCGCGAGTTCGGCGTCGAGCTGAGCGCCGTTGGCGCCAGCGGTCCGCATGGTCGCATCCTGAAGGAAGACGTGCAGGTTTACGTCAAGGCCATGATGCAGAAGGCCAAGGAAGCTCCAGCCGCTGCGGCTGGTGCAACCGGCGGCGCGGGCATCCCGCCGATTCCGGTCGTGGACTTCAGCCGCTTCGGTGAAACCGAAGAAGTGCCGATGACTCGCCTGATGCAAATCGGCGCGTCGAGCCTGCATCGCAGCTGGCTGAACATTCCTCACGTGACTCAGTTCGATTCGGCTGATATCACCGAGCTGGAAGCGTTCCGTATTGCTCAGAAAGCCGTTGCAGAGAAGGCTGGCGTCAAGCTGACCATCCTGCCGCTGCTGCTCAAATCCTGCGCGCACCTGCTCAAGGAACTGCCGGACTTCAACAGTTCGCTGGCGCCAAGCGGTAAGGCGATCATCCGCAAGAAGTACGTGAACATCGGCTTCGCGGTCGACACCCCTGAAGGCCTGCTGGTACCGGTCATCAAGAACGTCGACCAGAAGAGCCTGTTGCAACTGGCAGCCGAAGCCGCTGCGCTGGCTGCCAAAGCCCGCGACAAAAAGCTCACCGCTGACGACATGCAAGGCGCCTGCTTCACCATTTCCAGCCTCGGCCACATTGGCGGCACCGGCTTCACGCCGATCGTCAACGCGCCGGAAGTGGCGATCCTCGGTGTTTCCAAGGCAACCATCCAGCCAGTCTGGGACGGCAAAGCCTTCCAGCCGAAACTGATGCTGCCTCTGTCGCTGTCCTACGATCACCGTGTGATCAACGGCGCCGCTGCTGCACGCTTCACCAAGCGTCTGAGCGACCTGCTGGCGGACATCCGCACCATCCTGCTGTAA